The window TAGGCGGCGAGTTCTTCTTCCCCGGGGGCGACCTGGATTGTGCTTTGCACCTCCCTTGAGAGGACCATCAGTTCCTGGACTCGATCGAAGTCTCCCTGCCCCATCCGTACCAGGAGTTCCTCGGTATAGCTTTCAACCAGCCCACGGCGGAAATCGGTGAACTCGGGGTTCTCCTCGATGAGCTTGTCGTACGTGACGTAGCTTTCCTCCAGATGCTCGAGGGCCTCCTCCATTCGCCCCGCGAGACGATAGCGTTTTGCGAGCTGTCGCTGTTCTCCTGCGAGGAGGGCCTTCCATTGCACGGAATTCGTCAGCTCCACGAGCTTCGCCGCAGCGGCCAGCGCTCGATTCCCATGATCGAATGCGGTCTCATCCTCACCCCGCTCAAAGGCCAGTTCGCTCCGGTCATCGTGGACATCGTATTCGGCAATCCACCAGGCAGAATTCTCACCATCCTCTTCCAAGTGCCGCTGGAGGTCGACGTCCAATTGATCCCAGAGCGGATCGCTCTTGTCTCGGCGACCCACCTTCTCCCAAGTCCACGCGCACATTCTTCGCGCGCGGATTGGGCCCGTGCGCACCTGATCGTAGGGGCTCAGTTGCCCCTGGAAGCCATCCCACGCGGAAACTGATTCGTCGAGGTACCTGGTCCCTTCATCGATCTCTCCCCAATCGAGGAGCAAGAATCCAAGTCTCTGGCAAGCGTCCGACAATCGAGAGCGGCTGCGAGGATCATCCGGCCAAAGCTCTGCTCTCCTCTTCCACTCCGCGATGCGCGCACGGTGCGCATCGAATTCGTCGACGCGATCCGTAATCTCGCGATCGTAGAAATGCTGAGCGAGCTCGATGTAGGCGTGGTCGAGCAACTCCTCCCAATCGGTCACAGATCGATCCTGGTCGAGCAGGAATTTTGCGACTTCGATCCTCTTCTCACGCAAGTCTTCCGCGCGATCCCAATCGCCATTCTCTTCAAGGGCGAGGCTGAGACTGGTGAGAGTCTCGGCATACCTTTCGTTGAAGGAAGCGTTGTCATGGCTGCGCTGCAGAAGTTCCTCCGCCAACTGAAGTGCGGTCTCTCCTGAGGCGACTGCCTCTTCCAGCTCGTCGACACGGGTGTGCATCCGGCAGAGCTTGCTGTAGACACCAACGAGTTCGGCCCGAATCGGCAGATTGGATGGATCCAGATTCAGGGCGTGGGTGTACTGGTCGGCAGCGTCCTCTGCGAAATCCATCGCGACGCGGGGACCGGCTACGTCCCATTCGAACCAACTGCGTTGCGAAGAGTTATCACCCAATGCGCCCCAAATCTCGGGGCTTTCCGGATGCGTTTCGGCAAGCCCCTGCAGGACCGCGTTCGCGTCGTCATAGGCCGAGCGTGCGTCCTCCTCCTGATCCAGGCTCACGTGGAGGGAGCCCTCGAGGGAGAGCGTCGTGGCGTACTCCCTCTGGAGTTCTTGGTCTTCGGGTGAAGCATCCACCAGCTTCTCCACCTGCTCAACGGCGTTGTGAATCTGGGTGATACCGGTCCAGTCATCTCCATGGTCGAGAGAGACCTGAGCTGCAAGGCGCCAGGTTCGGTAGAGCCCTTCTGTCCATGTCAGATTTGCGGGTTCCTGTTTGGAGAGAGCCTCGTATATTTCGAGGCTCGCCTTCAGATTGCTCCAGCAGGCATCGACGGCGCCCTTGGCAAGATGAATGCGCGAGAGAATCAGCAGACTTCTGGCTTCTCGTCCGCGCCACGTCGGATCGTCGGGTTGGTTGTTCTCCTCCTGCCGTGCGAGCTCCAGGGATTGCTCCGCCACAGAGAGAGCGTCGTCCAGGGCGCTCTGCGTGAGCAGGACGAGCGCCAGATCGAGCATACCATCGTGAACCTGTTCAAGTTCATCGGTCGCCAGAAGGGAGATATCCAGCCCCGCATAATGCTCGGTGGCGCGTGCAGCGAGATCCTGGAGGGCGGTCAGCTCTGGATCGAGTGGAGCGATGCGTGCGCGAAGATCCGAAATCATGTACTGAATGAGAGACTCCGACTCGCCTCGTGCATGCACGAGGAGGTCGCGCTGGTCCGCAAGGGAGCGATTCGCCTGGAACAGAAGGAGGGAGAAAATCGTTCCCCCCAGAAGGATGGCTGCCAATGCGCCGATGGATGTACGGACCGCCAGGCGGCGCTGCCTTGCCTGAGAGATGGCATGCTTCTCTGCCGCGGTGACGCGCGAGAGAAGTTTGTCTGCTGCCGGTGATGAAGCAATGCGTTCCGCATACAAACGGGCGAGAACAAGGTCCCCGTTTTCCAATGCAGCCTGGGTGTAGTTGGAGAGGGCGCGCTGTAAGAGGGGCGGGATCTCAGGGTTGTCATCCCACAGACCCCTGGCGCGTCCGAGGTCGGCCAGGGCAAGGCTGAGGCTTGTGTAGGACCCGTTGGCTTCCTCCAGTCGTTCTCTTGCCGTGACGCAGAGGTGTTGGGATTCACGGCGTTTCGATGCGCCCGAGAAGTAGTCTTCCAGGCGCCGGGCGAATTCCCTCGCTGAGGAAACACGCTTCTCTCTTTCGTAGCTGAGTGCCTGAAGACAGAGTTCCACGAGTTCCGGTGGATGGTGGCGTTCCGGGCACCGAATCTCAGGAGGCACGATTTCACCCCGGGCGGCCTTGGCAAAGGCCTTGGCCGCTGACGCCGCCTGGTGGGGATAAGTGCCGGTCAGAAGGTAGTACAGCGTGCCTCCCAGGAGATAAACGTCGGTCCAAGGTCCGATTCCCTGAGCCCCAGACACGGTTTGCTCGGGTGCCATCAGAGCCGGAGTGCCGCCTGGGTTCGTGGCCGAATCGCGGCCAGACAGGTGAAGGTTTGCGATCCTGCCCGCCTCCTGCTCAGAGGCGTTATCAGGGGCGATGAGTGCCAGCCCCCAGTCCATGAGTTGGGTCTCACCAAAATCTCCAACCATGACCTGGGAGGGTTTGAGGTCGCGGTGGACGATTCCGTGATTGTGGGCGAAAGCGACCGCCTGCGCAACATCGCCGAGAATGGGAAGGTGCCTTGCGAGGAACTCGGGCACCGGCATCGTCTCGAAATCGTCTTCGAGTACTTTGTGCCAAGGCTTTCCCGTCACGAGCTTCATCGCCATGAGGGCATCGCCATTTTCGTCGAGTCCGAAGTCATGGACCGGAACGATGTTGGGGTGCTCCAGACGCGCGGCCACAAGAGCCTCTTGACGGAAGAGGTCCTGCTGTATCGGGGTTGCCTTCAAGCTCCCGGGGGGCGGTGTGATCCTCTTGATGGCGACAGGCCGCGAGAGGCTGCGCTGTTCTGCACGCCAGACCGTTCCCATGCCACCTCGCCCGATGACGCACTCGAGCTCGTAGACCGGCGCTGCAGGGCCCTGGTGTGGGACTGCCCCAGGGGGGACGTCACTGGGCAAGGCGCTGCCCGCAGGCATCGCTGTGGCAGGCGCAAGCGTCCAGACGGATGCGAGGAGAGAAGCGGTCATCGCATCTGAATCTGTGCTGTCTGGATCGGTTGCGCGAGGAACATAGGATGTCAGCGCATCCTCGGGCAGTTGGGACATGTCGAAGGCTTCACGAGACATACGCTCTTCCCCTTCATCAAATCGCCCCTGCGGGGGCTCGTACAGTCATCATCGAACCGCTCCGATCTGTCACGCAGAAAGGCGAAGCGAGGTTGCGACGAAGACATTGGGCTAGTAGGCGAAGAAGAAGCGGCGAGCACAGGATGGTTCCAATCCCCTGCGATCACCGGCATCAGACTGCTAGGAGTAAATCTTGAGTGGCGCGCCCAGCAGGACTCGAACCTGCGACCCCAGGATTTGGAATTCCCCCAATTGGCGAAACGCAGTGATCCACGCGCCACAGAGGGCCCCATTTATCCGGGAATGACACTTGGGTTCACCCCACAGAGCCCCACGAGTTCTGCTCATTCCCCACCGCAGTCCGGACATATTCCGGACAAGAGAATGGTACCGTTCAGAGGGGAGGCGGATCCTGATGCCATGAACCTCCTACGGAGATTTCTGCAGGAAAATGTCGCGGGATGAACATGCGGGCCTGAGATGCTCGATTCAAGATTCTCCCCGACTCCCATCTGACGAGAGAAAGAGAACCAATATCTCAGAAACGATCGAGAGATCATCGAAATCTGCTTACGGCTGCGCGGGACATTGAAGTCTGTCATGTTACAGTCGGAATACAGGCAACGCTTGAAGTATAGGCACTTGTCCAACAATCTTCTCAAACAACTGATAATTCACAACTTATGCCAATTGGGCCCAGGCTCGACTCTCCGCTTGCGTCATCCCGTAGCAAAATCTACTGCTGTTCCAAGCATTCAATATAAACAACCGCTCAATTTCGTCCAGTTTACATCTGCAATCTGCGCCGTTCCAGGAGGGGATCGATGAAGAAGCAACTTACCACTGCCGCGTTGGTGTGCTTGTCTTTAGGGTTTCTAACCGCCTTAGTGCAACGGGGGGAGGCGACCGGGCCTAAGTGGTCATGCATGACGGATGAAGCATACGCATACGAAGTCATTCGATCCGGCAGCGGTGTAAGTAATCTGAATGATGCATTCGATCCATACAACACCGTCTCAAATGAAATCGCACTCGGGGGCGTGGATGATTCGCACGGCGGCGGCTATCGAGAGATGGGCTGTGCATGGAATCTCGAACACTTCTGGGATCTCACTCAGCGCTGCGATTCGCCAGGCGCCTGCAACATCGGGCAGCCGATCAATCCGGTGACTGGTACGATGTATCATGACGAAGTGGACCTCTACGTGGACGCGGGGCTGCTTCCATTGATTGTTTCTCGCAGATATTCGGCAGGACCGATCAAAGAGATGCCCTTCCGGAAGAGCGCCAACTGGATGTATCCGGAATTCGCTTCTGCTGCAGGCATGGAGGCAGAAACGGACTTCGGTGCCGGTTTTGACCCCAGCACCTATTGCCAATCGCACGTCACGACCGTATATGACCCGATAAACCAAGTCTACAACTCGTACACGTTCTGCCAGTACATGGGAATGCCGCTCAATCAGGTGGGAGGCCCCACACAAGGTGTCTACGATTTGACAGATTCATGGTGCGGCACATACTTCGTCGGGGAGGACTGCGACAATAATGTGAACCCGATCTACATCCGCTCCGACGAGGATCCAGTGCACATGGTACCCATTCGCCTTGGTGGCGAGGGTCTCGGTGCAGGGTGGGGTGACTTCTATGAAACGACGCTATACGCTCCCGGAACGCTCTTCTGGCACGATCCCGATGAGGACAACGATGGTTACAATCGTGCGTGTTTTCGTGGTGAGTCCACATTCGCTCTGCGCCAGCCAGCACCTGGCTATGGCGAATCCGCAGGCTGGAAGTACTTCCGTCTTCAAGGAAACAAGAACCTGGGGATGCAGACTGGGACGGAGACAGTCGATGACGTTGAGTGTTCCATATTCAACGAGGATGCCGGGCTCCTGGCAGTAAGCACTTCAGGCGAAGGTATCGTAGTCGGGGACCTTGTTCCCTACTGGGACAATTTCGAGAGTCGCAACGATTCGACAAATCCGTACCATGGCGTCGGGAGCGGCGCCTATCAAACCAATGGGAATATCCGCTATCTCTTCGACGATTGGGGACGGCTTTCGAGCATCCAACTGCTCTCTCCGCCGGTTTCCGGAACTGAGCCGTCGGTTCTTGAGGGCATCGTGATTCAGCGCGATAGCAATGGCGACATCGATCAGGTCTATTACGCTGGCGACAATCCAAATGACCACTCACGGCCCTACTTGGACTACGAATATGCCGGTGTGGATCCGATGGGCCCTGTCGGAGCCAAGTACGTGGACAGAATCACGGTGCATGATGAGAGTGGCCTGCCGATCTCTCGAGTGGTCTACAATGGTGGCGGCTCCTCTCCGCTCTTCACGGAAAACATCCCCGTCAATGACGTCTATCGTGAAGACTACGTCAACGGCCAGTGGCTTCTTCGTTCGTCAATTCACTACACCTATGGCGCCGGCCTGAGCCACAGGACCGAGCTGGATTACAGCTACATCTACAACGAAACGACTCTGCAAGAAGATGTGGATGTGACTCAGTCTGAGATGGGATGGTCGTTTGAACTTGAGGATATCGACACGACGGATCGTCCATTGGATACTCGTGTCGGCCTGGAATACACGGAATCCTGGATCGGTCCCAACTCCGGAAATGCACGGGACTACTGGTCTGCAGATCGGCAAGTTGTTGGCGAGGAACCGAATCAGTTGCTTGAAGTCCGGGTAAGCCAGCAGAATGGCGTACTCAACGAGATTCGCTACTACGATACGAACTACAACAGAATGTTCTGCAAGGTTGTCCTGAGGGACTCTGCGGCGGGATGGGCTGACTCCGTCGGGGTCGCGACATACCTGGATTACAGTGATTATGATCCTGACAGGCTTGAGGCCATGTACACCGTGGTGGACCCGGAGCCGCTCAATATCACCGATACGATCAACGTGAATCCCCCGATCTCGGCCGCGCAAGATCGCCCGAGGATCTTCGTGACACGCTATCTCTATGCAGAGGGCGGCCCCGACAATCAGCCCCGTCTCACACAAACTGTGAGTGGGATGCTCACTGATGTCGCGACTGATACATTCTACCCGGAATTCGTTTCCCCATCCCTGGGGCGGATTGCCCCGAGTTCTCTCTACGTGACGGGAACCCTTCCGTATATCGGTACCTCCCAGTTCGAAACCTGGACTGGGCAGAAGGCCGATGTAGACTGGGGGAGTCTCTACGTACCAAAGAGCTATGCCGACACGATCACCGAATGGACAGCATACCTGGAAGGCACCGCGCCTTACCCACTGGCTTACGAGATAGATACCTCTCCTGAGCAGCTCTTGAGCGGTCCCGCTATCGGCGCCTCGACCACCGAAGTCGTCATCGATTCAACGGAAATACCAGAAGTCCATGCCAATAGATACACCGTCAGCCAGATGGGAGAGACCAGGGCCGTGTTGGAGACGCACTACTGGACTCCAATCCTTCCAGATTACTACGACATCGACATCATGGGCTACAACACGACCGACTTCTCGCTGAGGATTCGTCTGACGTGGGACACTCTCGGTCGCTTGGAGTCCTATCAGGTTTCAAACCAGGCGGAGAGCACTGTTTACTACAAATCACCCGTCACAACGTATGACTCCCTCGGTCGTATCGTTTCTGTGAACTCCCCCATAATTCCTGATGTTTCCCAATTCTCGTCGAATTTCAGCTACGAAGGCCTGGATCAGCTTGATAACATACTGACGGTGATCTTGAGCCCTGATCAGCCAGCCGTTTCGACCCTGACGGAGTTTGATGCAGATGGCCGTGGACGAATTCGCGAGGTACGCACGAGTGACCAACCCGCAGCGAATTTCCTCAGCGAAACCCGGTACAAGTACGACGACATGGGTTTCTTGAAGAGCGTTTCGTCGGTTCTCAGGAAAGGACTCACGAGCACTGTGACTCAGGGAACACTCGGCGTCGAGGCGGAATACGATGACTATGGAAATCTTGAATCGTGGGGAGTCGGCGAGACGCAGACAGGCGCGGATCCACTGCTCCACACCCCGTATGAAGAGGCGGTCTTCGAGGATCGCACCGATCGTCTTGTTCGCGCAGTGAAGGATCGGGAACAGTTGGCCTATCAGGCACCCGCAAATGTCGTCGACACGGTCGTTCATCCGACGACCCTGGGATCGCCGCATTGGATCCAGCGTCGGGATGGCTCTACGATTTCGCTCACCCCGATGCCTCAGTCCTGCCAATCCGGCAGCGTCGTGACGCCCGAGGTGATTCCGACGGCCTTGATAAGCAATCTGGGACTGAACAGCGCCATGAACTCTGTGACGCGTTTTGGAGCCAGCTATTCAGAATCGACGGTCGAGCTGATCGAGACGCTATTCGAGACCGTTCCTCAGTTCGGTCTGCTGCCTCGCATCATCTGCGGACCGCAAGGTGCCGTTCGGATGCACTACTACTACAATGATGCAAGAGTTGAGACGAATCGCAAGGTTTCAGCAGGAATCGAGCCCCCGACAAGTGCACAGACTTACAATACCGCGAATCCCATTCTGGAGGCTGTCGGCACGTATCTCCTCTCCGATTGGGGCTCTCCAACTGCTCCCCGCAAGATTGGGACTGTGGCCTACTTCTACGATGTCTATGAGCGTCTCTCGACAGAGATCATCCGTCGCCCGAATTTGCCAGCGACGATGGCAGGCGAGGACACATTGCTGTTCCAAACGCACGATTATGATGATGCCGGGCGTCTCGAGAAGATTGGCTTCTATCCTAGCGATCCCACGGTCTTGAACCTCTCTGAATTCGGTCGCGATACAGAGTACCACTACAACGCCGCCGGTCAGACCACTGGGAAGTCGCATCATCTGGAGAAGTACAACACGACAGCCTTTGCAGGTTCCCCGACCTTCAGCGTCACTGGCGATCTGGATGGCCTTCTGAATACTGAAACGGAATATGATGGCGCGGGGCGTCCCGTGAAAGTCGAGCATTTCTCTTGGAAGCTCGTCTCAGATCGGCTGGTTGTCACGACAGTGAAGGTCCCCCTCTACACGTTTGAATACACCTACGACAGCATGGGGATGATCAGCACGGTCAATCAGCAGGGCGGTCCATCCGTCGGTTGGGACGCGACCAACGGACGTGCCATCCTGACTGAGACGTTCCCGGATTCGGTTCCAGGGACAACCGCGGAAGACGAGCGAATCAACGGCATGTTCCGCGAGTTCGAATACGACACATTCGGACACTTGCTCAGCGAAACACGCACATACTACCGCACAGGCTATGGCCAGCAATACACTGATCCCGCACAGGCCACCTATAGGATCAAACGCACCTGGACCTACACGTACGGAACAGAGGGCAATCTGGAACAGATCTCAGAAGCCCCAGCATCGCCTGATGCCGGGTGGACTGGATCGAGTTCGTATCTGCCTCTGAATACAAGCTTTACGATCGACGAGCCATCATTCGATCAGATTTCCAATGCCGGGTACTCGTACAATCTGCTCGGGGCCGCTGGTCAAGTTCCCGCCACGGGCGCTGAATTCTACCATGGATTATCGCAAGAGTTTCTGTCAGCCGTCTCCAATCGAGACAACGGGGACCCTGCGATCCACCGCTGGATGTACGATGCAACGGGACGCCGAATCGCCGAGAAGACAATTCGTATGGCTCTGCCCGAGCCGCCCCCTCCTGAGGGTGCTGTGGCACCATCTGAAGAGCTTGTGGCACAATCTGAGGGTATTGTCGCGCTCTCCATACCCGAAATCACGGTTCTCAATCGCACCGAGTTCATCTACAACGGCTGGAACCTGGCTGCGGAGTTGGATCCCGGCACAGGAGAAACGCCAACCGTTCCGGCCGCAGTGCGCTGGCTGTACTACCACGAAGGAGGCCTCGACAGTGCCGTTGGCGGATCGCGTATTGGCGCCGAAGGTCCCGAAGACTATGTCGTGATTCGAGATCACCTCGGATCGCCGGTCGCCATGTACCGCGTCGTCGAGGATTCAGTCCTCTCCGGCGGCATCATTCCCCTGACCAGACTCGTCCGGCCACCGGTCGGGATCACAAC of the bacterium genome contains:
- a CDS encoding protein kinase, which produces MSREAFDMSQLPEDALTSYVPRATDPDSTDSDAMTASLLASVWTLAPATAMPAGSALPSDVPPGAVPHQGPAAPVYELECVIGRGGMGTVWRAEQRSLSRPVAIKRITPPPGSLKATPIQQDLFRQEALVAARLEHPNIVPVHDFGLDENGDALMAMKLVTGKPWHKVLEDDFETMPVPEFLARHLPILGDVAQAVAFAHNHGIVHRDLKPSQVMVGDFGETQLMDWGLALIAPDNASEQEAGRIANLHLSGRDSATNPGGTPALMAPEQTVSGAQGIGPWTDVYLLGGTLYYLLTGTYPHQAASAAKAFAKAARGEIVPPEIRCPERHHPPELVELCLQALSYEREKRVSSAREFARRLEDYFSGASKRRESQHLCVTARERLEEANGSYTSLSLALADLGRARGLWDDNPEIPPLLQRALSNYTQAALENGDLVLARLYAERIASSPAADKLLSRVTAAEKHAISQARQRRLAVRTSIGALAAILLGGTIFSLLLFQANRSLADQRDLLVHARGESESLIQYMISDLRARIAPLDPELTALQDLAARATEHYAGLDISLLATDELEQVHDGMLDLALVLLTQSALDDALSVAEQSLELARQEENNQPDDPTWRGREARSLLILSRIHLAKGAVDACWSNLKASLEIYEALSKQEPANLTWTEGLYRTWRLAAQVSLDHGDDWTGITQIHNAVEQVEKLVDASPEDQELQREYATTLSLEGSLHVSLDQEEDARSAYDDANAVLQGLAETHPESPEIWGALGDNSSQRSWFEWDVAGPRVAMDFAEDAADQYTHALNLDPSNLPIRAELVGVYSKLCRMHTRVDELEEAVASGETALQLAEELLQRSHDNASFNERYAETLTSLSLALEENGDWDRAEDLREKRIEVAKFLLDQDRSVTDWEELLDHAYIELAQHFYDREITDRVDEFDAHRARIAEWKRRAELWPDDPRSRSRLSDACQRLGFLLLDWGEIDEGTRYLDESVSAWDGFQGQLSPYDQVRTGPIRARRMCAWTWEKVGRRDKSDPLWDQLDVDLQRHLEEDGENSAWWIAEYDVHDDRSELAFERGEDETAFDHGNRALAAAAKLVELTNSVQWKALLAGEQRQLAKRYRLAGRMEEALEHLEESYVTYDKLIEENPEFTDFRRGLVESYTEELLVRMGQGDFDRVQELMVLSREVQSTIQVAPGEEELAAYNTDRLTALIQGGVVLVNQGNLEGAGKIFDDLVQEIRPHAIGARRAASATTYLKVAAMRAGGVHLLMGQTERADETLGLLDSLLNDYGDDDLALYESLILAVYVRRTIAKWQLSRLELDQVVRRGKEIEQLLEESSFAAAGDPVLERPLAEIAVDRAHALLLQGRLDETGSLIREATDRIDAVLERFPESANLIRPRAQLLALDAQRLIRQGETDEAIAVARRALDDRHGMESLPGASTLWRSDLAEIGTVLAEALLVSGDLQEALKEASKAAELARTNLEEYPFLEPAETALAGALELTGRIQSQLGDSEAATATWKEALASLPPLDTDRLSLRDPLRLRLLRHLGKDGEADTLAERLQDRAISVEE
- a CDS encoding RHS repeat-associated core domain-containing protein; translation: MTDEAYAYEVIRSGSGVSNLNDAFDPYNTVSNEIALGGVDDSHGGGYREMGCAWNLEHFWDLTQRCDSPGACNIGQPINPVTGTMYHDEVDLYVDAGLLPLIVSRRYSAGPIKEMPFRKSANWMYPEFASAAGMEAETDFGAGFDPSTYCQSHVTTVYDPINQVYNSYTFCQYMGMPLNQVGGPTQGVYDLTDSWCGTYFVGEDCDNNVNPIYIRSDEDPVHMVPIRLGGEGLGAGWGDFYETTLYAPGTLFWHDPDEDNDGYNRACFRGESTFALRQPAPGYGESAGWKYFRLQGNKNLGMQTGTETVDDVECSIFNEDAGLLAVSTSGEGIVVGDLVPYWDNFESRNDSTNPYHGVGSGAYQTNGNIRYLFDDWGRLSSIQLLSPPVSGTEPSVLEGIVIQRDSNGDIDQVYYAGDNPNDHSRPYLDYEYAGVDPMGPVGAKYVDRITVHDESGLPISRVVYNGGGSSPLFTENIPVNDVYREDYVNGQWLLRSSIHYTYGAGLSHRTELDYSYIYNETTLQEDVDVTQSEMGWSFELEDIDTTDRPLDTRVGLEYTESWIGPNSGNARDYWSADRQVVGEEPNQLLEVRVSQQNGVLNEIRYYDTNYNRMFCKVVLRDSAAGWADSVGVATYLDYSDYDPDRLEAMYTVVDPEPLNITDTINVNPPISAAQDRPRIFVTRYLYAEGGPDNQPRLTQTVSGMLTDVATDTFYPEFVSPSLGRIAPSSLYVTGTLPYIGTSQFETWTGQKADVDWGSLYVPKSYADTITEWTAYLEGTAPYPLAYEIDTSPEQLLSGPAIGASTTEVVIDSTEIPEVHANRYTVSQMGETRAVLETHYWTPILPDYYDIDIMGYNTTDFSLRIRLTWDTLGRLESYQVSNQAESTVYYKSPVTTYDSLGRIVSVNSPIIPDVSQFSSNFSYEGLDQLDNILTVILSPDQPAVSTLTEFDADGRGRIREVRTSDQPAANFLSETRYKYDDMGFLKSVSSVLRKGLTSTVTQGTLGVEAEYDDYGNLESWGVGETQTGADPLLHTPYEEAVFEDRTDRLVRAVKDREQLAYQAPANVVDTVVHPTTLGSPHWIQRRDGSTISLTPMPQSCQSGSVVTPEVIPTALISNLGLNSAMNSVTRFGASYSESTVELIETLFETVPQFGLLPRIICGPQGAVRMHYYYNDARVETNRKVSAGIEPPTSAQTYNTANPILEAVGTYLLSDWGSPTAPRKIGTVAYFYDVYERLSTEIIRRPNLPATMAGEDTLLFQTHDYDDAGRLEKIGFYPSDPTVLNLSEFGRDTEYHYNAAGQTTGKSHHLEKYNTTAFAGSPTFSVTGDLDGLLNTETEYDGAGRPVKVEHFSWKLVSDRLVVTTVKVPLYTFEYTYDSMGMISTVNQQGGPSVGWDATNGRAILTETFPDSVPGTTAEDERINGMFREFEYDTFGHLLSETRTYYRTGYGQQYTDPAQATYRIKRTWTYTYGTEGNLEQISEAPASPDAGWTGSSSYLPLNTSFTIDEPSFDQISNAGYSYNLLGAAGQVPATGAEFYHGLSQEFLSAVSNRDNGDPAIHRWMYDATGRRIAEKTIRMALPEPPPPEGAVAPSEELVAQSEGIVALSIPEITVLNRTEFIYNGWNLAAELDPGTGETPTVPAAVRWLYYHEGGLDSAVGGSRIGAEGPEDYVVIRDHLGSPVAMYRVVEDSVLSGGIIPLTRLVRPPVGITTPFLALEPVERYEYSPYGEPMVHAVSNDQWVQVTSGAGYDLTGTLTTQTELEPRFGPEPSAGEGFASQSSVGWRMLYTGREWDAAARLYNYRHRWYAPQLGRFVSRDPIGYGGGLNQYVYVRGNPVMRRDPWGLESFSEWERDYTWGAPQAALGTIYAGLVLSAGNLYNLALGDGELAKVDIIDYDGTIEIVGGGLPLSGGAITLPPFIWYEDEIARDSYIRRGYGDARWCEIPTQVHEHSHVPQSRELGPLYLPAGVPGFFLNALNGTNSTWLEQDANRRAREVMIEWGSETPPWRKKQPSLNLGFIDSETGGSSV